A genomic segment from Scomber japonicus isolate fScoJap1 chromosome 11, fScoJap1.pri, whole genome shotgun sequence encodes:
- the si:dkey-3d4.3 gene encoding leucine-zipper-like transcriptional regulator 1 — protein sequence MPVMSQSDTCLWTRLPQSSRSPCDRYKHACCSYDGNVYILGGRENSCLRDFWRYNVVCNEWTELSCTGDAAPEELEEHTMVAHEGFLYVFGGLLDSAYTMWTTPLWVFDIAKKKWVHWKGKTSSRQTQMPTNRKGHSAVVIGSSMLLYGGFVDMKGSSQEFWSLDFDTMAWSLLSGSQEGSAGPGPRHSHSAMAQQSCMYLFGGLKGLREQRDFWKWSAFNHTWTSLKNKSGPSKLMGHSAVAYKDYMLLFGGGESQNSPNNCLWRYSFTSQSWEKVPTLPGCNPPGRIHHCCTGLGPSYKSNTGSTCSSSDLEQGEKLRPFKNKCFPAPLTFLGSEGAIELETFSPDKCYANRKESSTGKDAQLIGNCLTFENKAFKKQWSYSEEDGDITQHLPDMLLVVGGRPYTGHSPISVWQMTLTDS from the exons ATGCCAGTGATGAGTCAAAGTGATACCTGTCTGTGGACTCGGCTCCCACAGAGCAGCCGGTCTCCGTGTGATCGCTACAAGCACGCCTGCTGCAGCTACGATGGAAACGTCTACATcctgggaggaagagagaacagCTGTCTGAGGGACTTCTGGAGGTACAACGTGG TGTGTAACGAGTGGACAGAGCTGAGCTGCACTGGAGATGCTGCACCTGAAGAACTAGAGGAACATACTATGGTGGCTCATGAG GGCTTTCTCTATGTGTTCGGAGGCCTGCTGGATTCTGCTTACACCATGTGGACGACTCCCCTCTGGGTGTTTGACATTG caAAGAAGAAATGGGTGCACTGGAAGGGAAAGACGAGCTCCCGCCAG ACCCAAATGCCAACCAACAGAAAAGGACACAGCGCTGTGGTGATAGGCTCGTCGATGCTGCTGTACGGAGGCTTTGTGGACATGAAAGGATCCTCGCAGGAATTCTGGAGTTTGGATTTTG ATACCATGGCGTGGTCCCTGCTAAGTGGTTCTCAAGAGGGCTCAGCAGGACCAGGACCCAGACACAGCCACTCTGCCATGGCCCAACAGAGCTGCATGTACCTGTTCGGGGGTTTGAAAGGTTTACGGGAGCAGAGAGACTTCTGGAAGTGGAGTGCCTTCAATCACACATGGACTTCACTGAAAAACAA GTCCGGTCCCTCTAAACTGATGGGACACTCTGCTGTGGCCTACAAGGACTACATGCTTCTTTTCGGCGGAGGCGAGAGCCAGAACTCTCCAAACAACTGCTTGTGGAGGTACAGCTTCACCTCCCAAAGCTGGGAGAAGGTACCCACACTACCAGGCTGCAACCCTCCAGGCAGGATCCACCACTGCTGCACCGGACTGGGCCCCAGCTACAAGTCCAACACCGGCAGCACCTGCTCCAGCTCAGACCTGGAACAAGGTGAGAAGCTCAGGCCCTTCAAGAACAAATGCTTCCCTGCGCCGCTCACTTTCCTGGGGTCGGAGGGCGCTATAGAGCTGGAGACGTTCAGCCCGGACAAATGCTACGCTAACAGGAAGGAGAGCTCGACGGGAAAAGACGCACAGCTGATCGGAAACTGTTTGACATTCGAGAACAAAGCTTTCAAGAAACAGTGGAGCTACTCAGAGGAGGACGGAGATATAACCCAACACCTGCCTGATATGCTGCTGGTGGTGGGGGGGCGACCGTACACCGGACACAGCCCCATCTCTGTATGGCAAATGACCCTAACTGACTCTTAA
- the inhbb gene encoding inhibin beta B chain, translating to MSIYSLALSCLAACVLSVRCSSVAGTETQSSPQESCASCGLRAPDQSERVNIDFLEAVKRHILNRLQMRDRPNITHPIPKAAMVTALRRLHAGKVREDGRVEIPNFDGQAAFNNEVQAETSEIISFAESDEHISSKSGLYFFISNEGNQNLFVSQANLWLYFRVLPAGPEKGLRRKVTVKIHYQEAGTASGAEGGPGGGGGGGTGRWALVEKRVDLKRSGWHTFPLSEAIRAVFGKGSRRQDLEIHCDGCETAGVSPVLVDPGDPSHRPFLVVRARQVDGKHRIRKRGLECDGTSGGLCCRQQFYIDFRLIGWNDWIIAPAGYYGNYCEGSCPAYMAGVPGSASSFHTAVVNQYRMRGMSPGSVNSCCIPTKLSTMSMLYFDDEYNIVKRDVPNMIVEECGCA from the exons ATGAGCATATACAGTTTGGCTTTGTCCTGTTTAGCTGCGTGCGTTCTCTCCGTgcgctgcagctcagtggccgGCACAGAGACTCAGAGCTCGCCCCAGGAGTCGTGCGCGTCCTGCGGCCTCAGGGCGCCGGATCAGTCGGAGAGGGTGAACATAGACTTCTTAGAGGCGGTGAAGAGGCACATATTGAACCGGCTGCAGATGAGAGACAGACCTAACATCACTCATCCCATCCCGAAGGCTGCGATGGTGACAGCTCTGAGGAGGCTGCACGCCGGGAAAGTGCGAGAGGACGGCCGGGTGGAGATCCCCAACTTTGACGGACAGGCTGCCTTCAACAACGAGGTTCAAGCTGAGACCTCGGAGATTATCAGCTTCGCCGAATCAG ATGAGCACATATCCTCCAAGTCCGGTCTGTACTTCTTCATCTCCAACGAGGGCAACCAGAACCTGTTCGTGTCCCAGGCAAACCTGTGGCTCTACTTCCGCGTGCTGCCCGCTGGTCCTGAGAAGGGCCTCCGGAGAAAGGTGACGGTGAAGATCCACTACCAGGAGGCCGGAACTGCCAGCGGTGCAGAAGGAGGTCCAGGAGGCGGTGGTGGAGGTGGCACGGGTCGCTGGGCTCTGGTGGAGAAACGCGTGGACCTGAAACGCAGCGGCTGGCACACTTTCCCCCTCTCTGAGGCGATCCGAGCCGTGTTTGGGAAAGGTAGCCGGCGGCAGGACCTGGAGATCCATTGCGATGGCTGTGAGACAGCAGGTGTGTCGCCGGTGCTGGTGGACCCAGGCGACCCGTCCCACCGCCCCTTCCTGGTGGTGCGTGCGCGGCAGGTGGACGGAAAGCACCGCATTCGCAAGCGGGGGCTGGAGTGTGACGGTACCAGCGGGGGCCTGTGCTGCCGGCAGCAGTTTTACATTGACTTCCGCCTTATCGGCTGGAACGACTGGATCATTGCACCGGCTGGCTATTACGGCAACTACTGCGAGGGCAGCTGCCCGGCCTACATGGCAGGTGTGCCAGGCTCGGCTTCGTCCTTCCACACAGCAGTAGTTAACCAGTACCGCATGAGAGGGATGAGTCCGGGGTCGGTCAACTCCTGCTGCATCCCCACCAAGCTCAGTACTATGTCCATGCTCTACTTTGACGATGAGTACAACATCGTCAAGAGGGATGTGCCCAACATGATCGTGGAGGAGTGCGGCTGTGCTTGA